The sequence GCTTTAGGATTTGCTATATTTGACTTCAATCCATATTCCCTTTTTAGGCCTAAAAAGCACCTGCTGAATTTAATGGCAGTTTTGAGATTCGAGGGTGAGTTTCTTTTAGAAAAGTTTCTTTCTCTTTGACAGTATCCAAAAGTGTAACAAAACTCCAGAGTAAAAAACAACAAAAATTGTCATTTAAAATTCCATTTTTGCCCTCAAACATCAACCAATAAATAGTACTAATGCAAGGGATTATAGTGTCATTACACAAACTTACATCAAGTCAATGCTATATTTAGCTAAAAAGACTGAGCCACGTGAAGTAAGGCAGTAAATGAGAGACAAATTAACAAAATAAATTTAATGCACAACACAATAAATTCTTTGCCAGAAGGTTGTTTTCAGAGGGAACAACAAGTTAATAGAAATGTAAATTCTTCTAATTACTTGTACACTATGCATTACAAGTTGCACTTAGATTTTGACATTTCAACCCTAAAAAAAAGCCTCACAGTAAATTCCCTCTCTGTCCCTCTTCTCCATTTCTAGACTGTAAGCACATTGCTGAAAAAGCTTAAAGCTTTGCTACCATTAATTCTTTCACAATcacaaaaatagaaaataaaaaaatagtaaaaaaaataatgaaaaaacAAATGAGAATTAACATTAGCAAAGCTCTTATCAGGGACTAATTGGACTAACTTAATTCAAATATAATCTAACTTAAATACTTAATCATTTAATTATGAAGAGGGTTTGGACCTGTGTGAATTAATCTTTTATCTTCATCAAACATATTAGTTGGTGGTTCACTTGGTACAACTACTGATGACGTCACATCTTCATGGAGCTCATGCAGGTGTTGTACTGTCTTGAAAAGCATAGTTTTCCGGCTAAAAGATACTGAACTccggtgatggtgatgatggtgttgtgatgatgatgatgatagtggcAAATGGGTGAGGATTAAGATGACCCAGATGAAAAGAAGTTGAAATCTTGGATTAAAATCACtactttttcttcttcttgttgAGGATGATGAAGTTTTCTTTGAAGAAAGTTGAGTCATTTGAAAAATGGTTGATGAACTAAAAGACCAATTGAAAAGCAAAGAGTAAGTGAGATATTTGACTTGCACAAAGTAAGGGGAATTGGGTGTCTTATTGTTAAGTTAAAAGACAAATTAAAACTTGATCTTTTAAGAGAGTGAGTGTAAAATGAACTCACAAGTTTTGGTGTTTTTCTGTTGATGTTATTTTCTATTTTTCTTGTTCCTTATCTTATGGGTCTAAGTCACATGATCATGACCCTTGATTCCTGGAACCTTCTTATATTATTTCTAGTTTTGTGAATCTTTGGACCTTGCACCTTTTTTATTTGAATCGGGTAAATAAATACGCTTACCTAAACTACTACACAACATTATGTTTTGGCATCTTTAACTACATTTCAAATATTTTCAATGCGTGTCACTAAAATAATTTAGCAATCTGTATATAAATTGGTTTACAGCCTCAGAGTAATAACCGTGTATACATGCAATTTTTTTCTTTATTTGGAagctatatttttgataatataaaGCTACATCCTATTCTTTTCTTAGtgcaagttataaaaaaaaaaaaaaaaaaaaaaaaaaaaaaaaaaaaaaaactatggaCTTTTCAATAGTAACTCTCATGTTAAATGTCACCGGGTAAAAAAGCATATAGTTACAATTTTACTTTTACTTATTacctatttttatattttacatacacaAAGAAAGAATGTAATAGAATTTTACCTTTTTATTCTTATCTATTATTAGTCGGCTATAATGTAAGTTAAACCTTTAAGAATTATACAAATTTAATCAAGTGAATGAATTTGTAATTCTCTTCGTGTATGTTGCTTCTATTAAACTTCCTAGAGAACTCACTACTAGAAATCTGAATTTAGCTACGGAATTTTGAAGGCGGATATTTTCGTCCCAAAATAGTGGCAGTTTACGATCATGCAAATAACTGATTTGACACATATTTGGGACATTTTAACGATGGATCAGCTATGACAACGCATTCAGCGATAATTCGTCCATAAATTAAGCCTTTTACGATAGTTTGACGGCGGATTTACTACGGCAAAAAATTTGTTACTAATCAGTCCTAAATAGAATATTTCTCGACGTATTTACGATTGaagaatttaataataattaaaatattaaatacatattaatattttattgTCGTCCCTAATCTGTCTAAAAATTACAGATTAGCGACGGATTTTCGATGAACTTTTTAAGCCATTTAAAAAGATATGTACACTGACTATTGAATATAAGGTCGTTCTAAATCCGTCGCTAAATATGAGAATTAGGGAAGATTGAGACCAATTGCTTTTTAAGTAGCGCTTTATTGAGTTATCGAACACCATTACATTAAAACCAACTTACTAGATAACGAAAGCAAAAAATAAAGTACCTTCTTCCTAGAAAATAAAGGTAAAATAACGTATTAAAGTCAACTGACCAGAAAACTGAGGCAAaagaatattaataaataaataatttttttaggATTAAATTTCTCATGTTGAgatattaacttttatatatatatatatatatatatatatatatatatatatatatatatatatatatatatatatatatatatatatatgtatgtagagtCTAGCTTCTCATATATTCTCTAGCTTTTCTTTAATTAACACTAACACTTTCTCTAAAAGAGAAAGAGGTTATAAATAGTTACCTTTTTACTTTTTATAAAGTGATCACaaatgtttgttttttttttttttttgaaaaacaaggaaATTTTATTAATCACGAAAATGAATACATACAATGAGGCCAGCGGCCACCCCAAGTCATTCACGAAATACAAACAATAAGAACAAAATTACAATGATAGTGCAGAGGTTGCACCACACATCGAAACAATTAAAAGGACTAAGAAGATAGATATACTTTCGGATTATTCAACCAAGTTAATCAATCGAGCTTCTTTTTCTTTGCACGAACAGAGATCCATTCAAAGGATTTGATTTGTATTTCATTTAGAGCCACCGGGGAGCACCATGATTTTCCATGGAACACCTTATTATTCCGGTTTTTCCAAATGAAATACGCACAAACCCACTCGATCGCTTGCCAGATAAGCTTCCCTTCACAAGTAGTATAAGCAGCAGTATTACCCCTCAGGATTTCGTTCAGACTTAGGTTTGTGAACGCGCCAAGACCCCACCAGTTATGTACCCGTTCCCAAATTTCCATCGAGGatttacagaaaataaagcaatgctCAATAGATTCCACGTCATCGTCGCAAAGAGGACATCTTACCGAATGCAAATCTATCCCCCTTTTGTCTAGTTCTGATCTAACCGGCATCTTTCTTTTAATTACACGCCACGCGAAGATTTCAATTTTTTTAGGTAGAAAATGATTGCGAAGAATGCCATCCGAATCAGTGATGTGTGCGAAAACCTGCTGCTCCATGATGGAGCACATTTTTTTCACTGTATAAGTGTCGTCGCTTGCTGCAGACCATCTCCACCTGTCACGATTTCCAAACCCTAACTCGAATCCCTGTATCATCTCGGTTAATTTCATCAAGTCACTTAAGGCCCGCCTTTCTGGTGTCCGAATCCAATTCCATTGAAAAGCTAAGCCCCATGTTGGGCCGTGGTTTGAATCTGATGAAGAATCCGAGTGTCACATAACCCTTCCATTAATTAGTACATCTTTCGAAGCCTCCAAATTGTAAAGTCTTGGGAAGGTAGTTCTTAGTTTGTTGTCGCCGATCCAATGGTTGTCCCAAAAAGATGTTGATGAGCCGTCTCAGATGGTTTTGACAAACAAGTTTTTGAAGGTAATGCTCATGTCTTCTATCTCCGATCCTGCCAACACAATGTTACGCCACGTGCCTAGGGATTGCGAATGGTGTGACCCACTCATAATCTCTAGACCGCCACACGAACCGTAAATACTACGAATAATTTTGACCCAAAGAgaattggtttcggttttaaacctccaccaccatttacccaaTAATGCGAGATTTTTAGTGTTTAAAGACCCAATATTCAACCCGCCCTTATCGTAtgaatgaaatgccccgttcatatacattataaacgattcacaatagttgattacatcgcgaggtatttgacctctatatttgtaacaccctcgaagcgggcctagaCGTTAGGTTACTATTTTTGCCCTCAGggtgtgtggtgttattatatgcttttattttatttttatttttattattaaataatgatgtggttaggaccagtttgtgacaagggtcacagaacaggtttgtttatttaatttggacttcgtttgggtcaccaaatgagatacgaaagaattcagataactgataaatacctatgtgttgtgatgtatgggtttttaacccttaagtgtgtaggtggggagaattatcttcatttttctagattcttccccaaatattactcccgtacgttcatctccatctcaccaaaccctaatcatcaaaacttgttcttgggctcaaattgatcttagaatcgtgttctttgttgtctactgattctaacaaggtaagaatcacaagccttcatgctttaatctttgagaaaatggagttttgtgttagtttttacaaagtgtgtaacttgggtcaaagtggttaaatttgatgttgtttgagtccaaatcttgtgggtttatgtttctacatgtttagtgtctttgatttggtcagttttgaggtcgtaatcgagttctagagcaagaattggtcaattttgggtgaaacccgtcactttgttcttcagcttctgcagataaacacagtctgccgactgactcgaccatcgaccgactgactcgaccatcggccgagtgtgtctgtgagagaccatcgaccgagtgtctagacactcggttgagtgagtgtagacagtcggtcgactgtctctgacagtcgaccgagtgtctttagcagtgtaaaattttactaagtgttgatttttttagccgttatgctgcccgtttgtatattgacgatcataatattataactaacttgtgagtattgttttcaggtgatacaggcgaggagaagactcggtgacattagactaccgagtgatgtcggtatcggtgagtgggact comes from Rutidosis leptorrhynchoides isolate AG116_Rl617_1_P2 chromosome 4, CSIRO_AGI_Rlap_v1, whole genome shotgun sequence and encodes:
- the LOC139840869 gene encoding uncharacterized protein, translated to MIQGFELGFGNRDRWRWSAASDDTYTVKKMCSIMEQQVFAHITDSDGILRNHFLPKKIEIFAWRVIKRKMPVRSELDKRGIDLHSVRCPLCDDDVESIEHCFIFCKSSMEIWERVHNWWGLGAFTNLSLNEILRGNTAAYTTCEGKLIWQAIEWVCAYFIWKNRNNKVFHGKSWCSPVALNEIQIKSFEWISVRAKKKKLD